A genomic region of Anas acuta chromosome 25, bAnaAcu1.1, whole genome shotgun sequence contains the following coding sequences:
- the LOC137844683 gene encoding uncharacterized protein isoform X2: protein MRQGRAAGLAALAAVLLVAAGRAQVQQEPWAQTRQGSGINIACSHPNIQSNVYIHWYRQFPGQGPSFLVRAYNAMGQTSVTQQEGQVTVKQKETFQTTCTYQIPSLYGLYWYQQKKGQAPQLLAYYTTTGSMQNIHFTMEMNTVGKSSILQLKEAELSDSALYLCAVNDTLVQGATLAVQQPRMGRGCMCARQSSGMGPSSLFWLTASPVHSEICQPDPLSQWDWCQWLERKEKVVKEALPSRCSPCGRAE from the exons atgcggcagggccgggccgcAGGGCTGGCGGCGCTGGCCGCGGTGCTCCTGG tggctgcaggcagagcccaggtgcagcaggagccgTGGGCACAGACCAGGCAGGGCTCCGGCATCAACATCGCCTGCTCACACCCCAACATCCAGTCAAACGTCTACATCCACTGGTACCGTCAGTTCCCGGGCCAAGGACCCTCATTCCTCGTGAGGGCTTATA ATGCCATGGGGCAGACCTCCGTCACCCAGCAAGAAGGACAAGTCACcgtgaaacagaaagaaacgTTCCAGACCACTTGCACGTATCAAATCCCCAGCTTGTATGGCTTGTACTGGTACCAGCAGAAGAAGGGACAAGCCCCTCAGCTGCTCGCATATTACACCACAACAGGCAGCATGCAGAATATCCATTTCACCATGGAGATGAACACTGTGGGGAAATCCAGCattctgcagctgaaggaagcCGAGCTCTCTGACAGCGCCTTGTACCTCTGTGCTGTGAATGACACCCTGGTGCAGGGAGCTACACTGGCTGTGCAACAACCCCGGATGGGGAGGGGATGTATGTGTGCAAGGCAGAGCTCTGGGATGGGGCCCTCTTCTCTCTTTTGGCTGACTGCTTCCCCTGTGCACTCCGAGATCTGCCAGCCAGATCCTCTTTCCCAATGGGACTGGTGTCAGTGGcttgaaaggaaggagaaggtggTGAAAGAGGCCCTGCCCTCAAGGTGTTCTCCCTGTGGGAGGGCTGAATGA